A stretch of Kaistella flava (ex Peng et al. 2021) DNA encodes these proteins:
- a CDS encoding DUF4846 domain-containing protein, whose translation MKKALLFAILFIIFSCEKTTNSKPTILGEEVSANIEQKSSLNINEDKNTIKERFPAPEDYSWIEEKPDSFGHYLEHFNLKKYGAPILKYDGTAIATQHLHQAIFDIDTGTKDLQQCADALIRLRAEYLFKTKKFGEIKFHFTSGDLMMWDKYKNGTRAFVNGNSVQFKKTENFDDSYENFRKYLDLIFTYAGTISLNKETKPVLKTNDLKTGDILITAGSPGHIVFITGVSENKKGDKLFLLAEGFTPAQSIHLLKNPFNPNISPWYELDVDSPETKTARYIFTPSNFRSF comes from the coding sequence ATGAAAAAAGCATTACTTTTCGCAATCTTATTCATTATTTTCAGCTGTGAAAAAACCACAAATTCTAAACCTACTATTTTAGGTGAAGAAGTTTCAGCTAATATTGAACAAAAATCTTCATTAAATATTAACGAAGACAAAAACACGATTAAAGAAAGATTCCCAGCTCCGGAAGATTATTCGTGGATTGAAGAAAAGCCAGATTCTTTCGGACACTATCTGGAACATTTTAATCTTAAAAAATACGGCGCTCCGATTTTGAAATATGACGGGACCGCAATTGCAACCCAACATCTTCACCAAGCTATTTTCGATATCGATACGGGAACAAAAGATTTGCAGCAATGTGCAGATGCTCTTATTCGACTTCGGGCAGAATATCTATTTAAAACTAAAAAGTTCGGTGAAATTAAATTTCATTTTACAAGTGGAGATTTAATGATGTGGGATAAATATAAAAATGGAACGCGTGCTTTTGTTAATGGAAACTCAGTTCAATTTAAAAAGACTGAAAACTTTGACGATTCTTATGAAAACTTTAGAAAATATTTAGATTTAATTTTCACTTATGCTGGAACCATTTCTTTAAACAAAGAAACGAAACCGGTTTTAAAAACGAACGATTTAAAAACAGGAGACATATTAATTACCGCAGGAAGTCCAGGACATATTGTTTTTATCACTGGAGTTTCGGAAAATAAAAAAGGAGACAAATTATTTCTGCTTGCGGAAGGTTTTACACCAGCGCAATCAATTCATTTATTGAAAAATCCTTTTAACCCAAATATTTCGCCTTGGTATGAATTAGATGTGGATTCACCGGAGACGAAAACAGCGAGATATATCTTTACGCCGAGTAATTTTAGGAGTTTTTAA
- the paaA gene encoding 1,2-phenylacetyl-CoA epoxidase subunit PaaA gives MNQDKFLEYVQAENKVEPKDVMPDDYRKLLVRQISQHAHSEIVGMLPEANWISRAPTLRRKMALLAKIQDEAGHGLYLYAATETLNNGEIAADRDSTYNDMLSGKAKYSSIFNYPALSWADIGAIGWLVDGAAIMNQVMLMGNSYGPYSRAMVRICKEESFHQRQGYEILMTLCRGTKEQKDLAQEALNRFWWPALMMFGPNDADSPNSQKSMNYRVKRESNDDLRQRFVDVTVSQAEFLGLKVPDENLKWNEETQHYDFGELPWDEFMEVLKGNGPCNKKRLETKRKAQREHSWVKDAAMAFAENLKEETINN, from the coding sequence ATGAATCAAGATAAATTTTTAGAATATGTACAGGCGGAAAATAAAGTAGAGCCGAAAGACGTAATGCCCGATGATTACAGAAAATTATTGGTAAGACAGATTTCGCAGCATGCCCATTCAGAAATCGTGGGAATGCTCCCTGAAGCGAACTGGATCTCTCGTGCTCCTACTTTGAGAAGAAAAATGGCGCTTTTGGCAAAAATTCAAGATGAAGCAGGTCACGGTTTATATTTATACGCTGCGACAGAAACTTTGAATAACGGTGAAATCGCTGCAGACAGAGATTCTACTTATAACGATATGCTTTCCGGAAAAGCAAAATACTCAAGCATCTTTAATTATCCTGCACTTTCCTGGGCAGATATTGGAGCAATTGGTTGGCTCGTTGATGGCGCTGCGATTATGAATCAGGTAATGTTGATGGGGAATTCTTACGGTCCTTATTCCAGAGCGATGGTGAGAATTTGTAAAGAAGAATCTTTTCACCAGAGACAGGGTTATGAAATCTTAATGACGCTTTGCCGTGGAACGAAAGAACAGAAAGATCTAGCACAGGAAGCGTTGAATCGTTTCTGGTGGCCAGCTTTAATGATGTTCGGGCCAAATGATGCCGATTCTCCTAACTCTCAAAAATCGATGAATTACAGAGTGAAGCGTGAAAGCAATGATGACTTACGTCAAAGATTTGTTGATGTTACGGTTTCTCAGGCAGAATTTTTAGGTTTAAAAGTTCCGGATGAAAATCTAAAATGGAATGAGGAAACTCAACATTACGATTTCGGTGAATTGCCTTGGGATGAATTTATGGAAGTTTTGAAAGGAAATGGTCCTTGTAATAAAAAACGTTTGGAGACAAAACGAAAAGCACAAAGAGAACATTCTTGGGTGAAAGATGCGGCGATGGCGTTTGCAGAGAATTTGAAAGAGGAAACGATAAATAATTAA
- a CDS encoding hydroxymethylglutaryl-CoA reductase, degradative, translating into MNHQPVEGFSKLSKQRKIDWLIKEYLSEDRSYEQVLQQYWNGDHTLQKLHEEFSENTISNFYMPYGIAPNFLIDGKLLALPMAVEESSVVAAASKAAKFWIDKGGFKTTIINTKKLGHTHFVMDVEPHKLQHFFNFKLKKKLFEATEAITNNMRNRGGGILNIRLIDKTADLENYFQLKASFDTVDSMGANFINSCLEQFGKTLKEEVEKEESFTQEEKDSLQIVMNILSNFTPDCIVRAEVSCKIEDLKDDSGISNEEFATKFKRAVTIAEIEPFRATTHNKGIMNGIDAVVIATGNDFRATAACAHAYAAKDGTYSSLTHCTIDNGIFRFWIDLPISVGVVGGLTNLHPLVKFSLALLGKPSAQELMSILAVSGLAQNFGALRSLVTTGIQKGHMKMHLFNILNQLGATEEEKNHFVAYFKDKTVTHHEVITEFHKMRAQSN; encoded by the coding sequence ATGAATCACCAACCGGTTGAAGGATTTTCTAAACTCTCAAAGCAAAGAAAAATAGATTGGCTCATCAAAGAATATCTGAGTGAAGACCGCAGTTACGAACAGGTTCTTCAACAATATTGGAATGGCGATCACACGTTGCAAAAACTCCACGAAGAATTTTCTGAAAATACAATTTCCAACTTTTATATGCCTTATGGAATTGCTCCTAATTTCCTCATTGACGGGAAATTATTGGCGTTACCAATGGCGGTAGAAGAAAGTTCAGTTGTTGCAGCAGCTTCTAAAGCAGCGAAGTTCTGGATTGATAAAGGAGGTTTCAAGACAACGATTATTAACACCAAGAAATTAGGCCATACCCATTTTGTGATGGATGTTGAGCCTCATAAATTGCAGCATTTCTTTAATTTTAAATTAAAGAAAAAATTATTTGAAGCAACTGAAGCGATAACGAATAATATGCGGAATCGTGGTGGAGGAATTTTAAATATTAGATTGATCGACAAAACTGCTGATTTAGAAAATTACTTTCAGTTGAAAGCGAGTTTCGATACCGTAGATTCTATGGGCGCGAACTTCATTAATTCTTGTTTGGAACAGTTTGGAAAAACGTTGAAAGAAGAAGTTGAAAAAGAAGAGAGTTTTACTCAGGAAGAAAAAGACTCATTGCAAATTGTGATGAATATTCTTTCGAATTTTACGCCAGATTGTATTGTGAGAGCCGAAGTTTCTTGTAAAATTGAAGACTTAAAAGACGACAGCGGAATTTCTAATGAAGAATTCGCAACCAAGTTTAAACGTGCTGTTACGATTGCCGAAATCGAACCTTTCCGTGCGACCACGCATAATAAAGGAATTATGAACGGCATCGATGCTGTCGTAATTGCGACTGGAAACGATTTCCGTGCAACGGCAGCTTGTGCTCATGCTTATGCAGCAAAAGATGGAACGTATTCAAGTTTGACTCATTGTACAATTGATAACGGGATTTTTAGATTCTGGATTGATTTGCCAATTTCAGTGGGCGTTGTTGGAGGTTTAACCAATCTTCATCCACTCGTTAAATTTTCTCTCGCATTATTAGGAAAGCCTTCCGCTCAGGAACTGATGAGTATTTTAGCCGTTTCTGGATTGGCGCAAAACTTTGGTGCGCTCCGTTCTTTGGTAACAACTGGAATTCAGAAAGGTCATATGAAAATGCACTTGTTCAATATCCTCAATCAATTAGGCGCAACTGAAGAAGAGAAAAATCATTTTGTGGCTTACTTTAAAGACAAAACGGTAACGCACCACGAGGTGATTACTGAGTTTCATAAAATGAGAGCGCAATCTAATTAA
- the hutG gene encoding formimidoylglutamase — MIWQGRFDGEEPLYHRIFQRVSLEDNYELIKENDFVLHGFAVDEGVKRNKGRVGAKNAPDNIRKNISNFPVVNPEFNLKDFGNITCEDENLEKTQNELAEKVQFVLQKGGKSIVFGGGHEVTFAHYSGIKKAFPYKKIGIINIDAHFDNREIDPKIGASSGTGFWQIAQEGNIHSLHIGIQRNSNTLKLFDTAHQYGMKYILAEELFFENLPNLYPKLNDFIETSDVIYLTICMDVFNVSVAPGVSALAYNGIFADAAFMHLFKHLLKSDKLIAMDVAEVNPTYDINEITARLAASLINEWLMLQD, encoded by the coding sequence ATGATTTGGCAAGGACGTTTCGATGGTGAAGAACCTTTATATCACAGAATTTTTCAGAGGGTTTCTTTGGAAGATAATTATGAACTCATTAAAGAAAATGATTTTGTACTTCACGGTTTTGCCGTGGATGAAGGCGTAAAAAGAAATAAAGGAAGAGTCGGTGCGAAAAATGCTCCGGATAATATTCGTAAAAACATTTCTAATTTCCCTGTTGTGAATCCAGAATTCAATTTAAAAGATTTTGGAAACATTACTTGTGAAGATGAAAATTTAGAAAAAACCCAAAATGAACTTGCCGAAAAAGTTCAGTTCGTTTTACAAAAAGGAGGAAAATCTATTGTTTTCGGTGGCGGGCATGAAGTTACTTTTGCTCATTATTCAGGAATCAAAAAAGCATTTCCATATAAAAAAATTGGCATTATTAATATTGATGCGCATTTCGATAATCGGGAAATTGATCCCAAAATTGGTGCAAGTTCTGGAACTGGTTTTTGGCAAATCGCTCAGGAAGGGAACATTCATTCTTTACATATTGGAATTCAAAGAAACTCAAATACGCTAAAACTTTTTGACACTGCTCATCAATATGGAATGAAATATATCTTGGCAGAAGAACTTTTTTTTGAAAACCTTCCCAATCTTTATCCTAAACTTAATGACTTTATAGAAACGTCGGATGTTATTTATCTAACAATTTGCATGGATGTTTTCAATGTTTCTGTTGCGCCAGGCGTTTCAGCTTTAGCTTATAATGGAATTTTCGCGGATGCTGCGTTTATGCATCTATTCAAACATCTTCTAAAGTCTGATAAACTGATTGCAATGGATGTTGCGGAAGTAAATCCAACTTATGATATCAATGAAATCACGGCGAGATTGGCTGCCTCATTAATCAATGAATGGTTGATGCTACAAGATTAA
- a CDS encoding VOC family protein, translated as MKKVTGIGGVFFKAKDPQKLNEWYKTHLGFDTNDYGATFSWKEEDSSKSGSTQWSAFAEDTKYFEPSTKDFMINYRVADIEALVVELEKEGVTILDKIEEFDYGKFIHILDVEGNKIELWEPKG; from the coding sequence ATGAAAAAAGTAACAGGAATCGGCGGTGTTTTCTTTAAAGCAAAAGATCCGCAAAAACTTAATGAGTGGTATAAAACTCATCTCGGTTTTGATACGAATGATTACGGAGCCACCTTTTCTTGGAAAGAAGAAGACTCTTCGAAATCGGGTTCAACTCAGTGGAGTGCTTTTGCTGAAGACACCAAATATTTTGAACCTTCAACAAAAGACTTTATGATTAATTATCGGGTTGCAGATATAGAAGCGCTGGTTGTTGAGCTTGAAAAAGAAGGTGTTACTATTTTAGATAAAATTGAAGAATTCGATTACGGAAAGTTTATTCATATTCTTGATGTCGAAGGAAATAAAATAGAATTGTGGGAACCGAAAGGATAA
- the clpB gene encoding ATP-dependent chaperone ClpB translates to MNLDQYTVKSQEAIQKSQQIAMEFGNQSIEPQHLLEGVFQVDENISDFLMKKSEAELTLVRERNRENIEKLPKVEGGNIYLSQAANKVLLDAPNIAKKMGDEYVTIEHLWLSLFETNSEVSKMLKDMGVTKSGLETAIKELRKGSKATSASSEETYQSLNKYAKNFNELAVEGKLDPVIGRDEEIRRVLQILSRRTKNNPILIGEPGVGKTAIAEGIAHRIISGDIPENLQDKTLFSLDMGALIAGAKYKGEFEERLKSVINEVIKSDGQIILFIDEIHTLVGAGGGEGAMDAANILKPALARGELRAIGATTLNEYQKYFEKDKALERRFQKVMVEEPDTESAISILRGIKDKYEAHHKVRIKDEAIIAAVEQSQRYISDRFLPDKAIDLIDEASAKLRMEINSKPEQLDVLDRKLMQMEIELAAISREGNDIRVGHLKEDISKVSEERNEINAKWLKEKQKSEDLTSIKKDIEALKLEAERASRAGDYAKVAEIQYGKIKEKEADLQKLELEMQNNQNELIKEEVTAEMISEVISKWTGIPVTKLIQSEREKLLHLEDELHKRVVGQEEAIESVANAIRRNRAGLNDEKKPIGSFLFLGTTGVGKTELAKALAEYLFDDENNMTRIDMSEYQERHSVSRLVGAPPGYVGYDEGGQLTEAVRRRPYSVVLLDEIEKAHPDVFNTLLQVLDDGRLTDNKGRVVNFKNSIIIMTSNLGSPLIMENFENITDNNVEEIVAKTKEEVFELLKQTLRPEFINRIDEIVLFQPLNRKEIGKIVHYQLQEFNKMLEKRGIIITATDDAVEYVMNKGYDPAFGARPLKRVLQQEVLNKLSREILAGHVNDGDRITLDYFDESGLVFRPTE, encoded by the coding sequence ATGAACTTAGATCAATATACCGTAAAATCACAAGAGGCCATTCAGAAATCGCAACAAATTGCGATGGAGTTTGGCAATCAAAGTATTGAACCACAACATTTGCTTGAAGGGGTTTTTCAGGTCGATGAAAATATTTCGGACTTTCTGATGAAGAAATCTGAAGCAGAATTAACTTTAGTTAGAGAAAGAAATCGCGAGAATATTGAAAAACTACCGAAGGTGGAAGGAGGGAATATTTATCTCTCACAAGCTGCGAATAAAGTTTTGCTTGATGCACCGAACATCGCCAAAAAAATGGGGGATGAATATGTAACCATCGAACATCTGTGGCTTTCATTATTTGAGACCAATTCTGAAGTTTCAAAAATGCTCAAAGATATGGGGGTTACCAAAAGTGGTTTAGAAACCGCCATCAAAGAATTGCGAAAAGGTTCGAAAGCGACTTCTGCAAGTTCCGAAGAAACCTATCAAAGTTTAAATAAATACGCCAAGAATTTTAATGAACTCGCTGTGGAAGGAAAACTCGATCCCGTAATTGGTAGAGATGAAGAAATTCGTCGAGTTTTGCAAATTCTTTCCAGGAGAACTAAAAATAATCCAATCTTAATCGGTGAACCTGGTGTTGGTAAAACTGCGATTGCAGAAGGAATTGCACACCGGATTATTTCCGGTGATATTCCAGAAAACTTACAGGACAAAACTTTGTTTTCTCTTGATATGGGCGCTTTGATCGCTGGTGCAAAATATAAAGGTGAATTTGAAGAAAGACTGAAATCTGTGATTAATGAAGTCATTAAATCAGACGGTCAAATTATTCTCTTCATCGATGAAATTCACACTTTAGTTGGCGCTGGTGGTGGCGAAGGAGCGATGGATGCTGCAAATATTCTGAAACCGGCTTTGGCGAGAGGTGAATTGAGAGCAATTGGTGCAACAACTTTAAATGAATATCAAAAATATTTTGAAAAAGATAAAGCTTTAGAGAGACGTTTCCAAAAAGTGATGGTTGAAGAACCGGATACGGAATCGGCGATTTCCATTTTACGTGGAATTAAAGATAAATATGAAGCCCACCATAAAGTTCGAATAAAAGACGAAGCGATTATCGCAGCGGTGGAGCAGTCTCAGCGATATATTTCTGACCGTTTTTTACCGGATAAAGCCATCGATTTAATTGATGAAGCTTCTGCTAAATTAAGAATGGAAATTAATTCAAAACCAGAGCAGCTCGATGTTCTCGATAGAAAATTAATGCAGATGGAAATTGAACTCGCTGCGATTTCCAGAGAAGGAAATGATATTAGAGTTGGTCATTTGAAAGAAGATATTTCTAAAGTTTCAGAGGAAAGAAATGAAATCAATGCAAAATGGCTCAAAGAAAAACAAAAATCTGAAGATTTAACTTCTATTAAAAAAGATATAGAAGCGTTGAAGTTAGAAGCTGAACGTGCTTCCAGAGCGGGAGATTATGCGAAAGTTGCTGAAATTCAATATGGTAAAATTAAAGAAAAAGAAGCTGATTTGCAGAAACTCGAACTCGAGATGCAAAACAACCAGAACGAATTGATCAAAGAAGAGGTGACCGCTGAAATGATTTCAGAGGTTATTTCAAAATGGACAGGAATTCCGGTGACTAAATTGATTCAATCTGAGCGGGAGAAATTATTGCATCTCGAAGATGAACTTCATAAAAGAGTTGTCGGCCAGGAAGAAGCGATAGAATCAGTTGCGAACGCGATCAGAAGAAACCGTGCAGGATTAAATGACGAAAAAAAACCGATCGGAAGTTTTCTATTCCTTGGAACAACTGGAGTCGGAAAAACTGAGTTGGCAAAAGCGCTCGCAGAATATCTGTTCGATGACGAAAATAATATGACCCGAATCGATATGAGTGAATATCAGGAAAGGCATTCTGTGTCTCGATTAGTTGGTGCTCCTCCGGGATATGTTGGTTACGATGAAGGTGGGCAGTTAACAGAAGCGGTTCGAAGAAGACCTTATTCAGTCGTGCTTTTAGATGAAATTGAAAAAGCGCATCCTGATGTTTTCAATACATTGCTACAGGTTTTGGATGATGGAAGATTAACGGATAATAAAGGAAGAGTTGTGAATTTTAAAAATTCAATTATCATCATGACTTCTAATTTAGGTTCGCCTTTAATCATGGAAAATTTCGAAAATATTACCGACAATAATGTTGAAGAAATCGTGGCTAAAACAAAAGAAGAGGTCTTTGAATTGCTGAAACAAACACTGAGACCCGAATTCATTAACAGAATTGACGAGATTGTTTTATTCCAACCTTTGAATAGAAAGGAAATTGGAAAAATCGTACATTATCAATTACAAGAGTTTAATAAAATGCTTGAAAAAAGAGGAATAATTATCACTGCGACCGACGATGCCGTTGAGTACGTAATGAACAAAGGTTACGATCCTGCATTTGGAGCAAGACCTTTAAAAAGAGTTCTTCAACAGGAAGTTCTCAATAAATTGTCCAGAGAAATTCTGGCAGGACATGTGAATGATGGTGACAGAATCACTTTGGATTACTTCGATGAAAGTGGATTAGTATTTAGACCGACCGAATAA
- a CDS encoding ABC-F family ATP-binding cassette domain-containing protein produces MISVQSLGLHHSGNYLFQNVNFTIKKDDKVGLVGKNGAGKSTLLKMLTGEINFYEGSIIQEGVVTIGFLKQDLDFVKGRTVWNETLQAFEAINAMKNELEDVNHQMVTRTDYESDYYENLIQRMTELNDLLMHHDAYNLEGDVEKVLLGLGFKADDFHKITDEFSGGWRMRIELAKLLLQKNDLMLLDEPTNHLDMESIIWLEAFLKDYPGAIVLVSHDKQFMTSVCNRTFDINNRKVDDYKANYTKYLELSKERKEKQIQAKKNQDVEIKQMEDNINRFRASATKSSFAQSLIKKLDKLERIEVDTDDVSKFNIRFQPAVTPGKVVFEAKNLGKAYGNKQVFDEVDFFIERGQRIALLGQNGQGKTTIAKILSGEITDYSGEWNLGHNVNIGYFAQNQEEVLTPNKTVLQEAEDAATEETRPRVRDLLGSFLFQGDDVQKKTKILSGGERNRLALCKLLLRPFNTLIMDEPTNHLDIQSKEIIKLALQRFEGTLIVISHDREFLQGLSDKIFEFRDGRMKEFLGDVNDYLEFRQKESIREISAEKSKLQELRNEPVPVKVVEKPVEKKPVIVSKDQKNIQNKIKKVEEKISELELTIEEMEKAFTTGNPSEETLELYNTKKADLDLALQEWEFLGTQLDA; encoded by the coding sequence ATGATTTCTGTTCAAAGTTTAGGTCTTCATCATTCTGGAAATTACCTTTTTCAAAATGTAAATTTCACCATCAAAAAAGATGATAAAGTCGGTTTGGTCGGTAAAAACGGAGCAGGTAAATCTACTTTGTTAAAAATGCTTACGGGCGAAATTAATTTTTACGAAGGCAGTATTATTCAGGAAGGAGTCGTTACCATCGGTTTCTTGAAGCAGGATTTAGATTTTGTAAAAGGTCGTACTGTATGGAATGAAACTTTGCAAGCGTTCGAAGCCATCAATGCGATGAAAAACGAGCTCGAAGACGTGAATCATCAGATGGTTACCAGAACCGATTATGAAAGTGATTACTATGAAAATTTAATTCAAAGAATGACTGAATTGAATGATCTTTTGATGCATCACGATGCTTATAATTTAGAAGGTGATGTTGAGAAAGTATTATTAGGACTTGGTTTTAAAGCTGATGATTTTCATAAAATTACCGATGAGTTTTCTGGAGGTTGGAGAATGAGAATCGAATTGGCAAAATTACTTTTGCAGAAAAATGATTTAATGTTACTCGATGAGCCGACGAATCACTTGGATATGGAGTCCATTATTTGGCTCGAAGCTTTTTTGAAAGATTATCCAGGCGCAATCGTTTTGGTGAGTCACGATAAGCAATTTATGACCTCAGTTTGTAACAGAACTTTTGATATTAATAATAGAAAAGTTGACGATTACAAAGCCAATTATACCAAATATCTGGAGCTGAGTAAAGAAAGAAAAGAAAAGCAAATTCAGGCCAAGAAAAATCAGGATGTCGAAATTAAGCAAATGGAAGATAACATCAACCGTTTCCGTGCTTCTGCAACGAAGTCTTCTTTCGCGCAATCTTTGATTAAAAAATTAGATAAACTGGAGAGAATTGAAGTTGATACTGATGATGTTTCCAAATTTAATATTCGTTTTCAGCCCGCTGTAACTCCCGGAAAAGTAGTTTTTGAAGCGAAAAATCTAGGAAAAGCATATGGTAATAAACAAGTTTTTGATGAGGTTGATTTCTTTATCGAACGTGGACAGCGTATCGCTTTATTAGGACAAAACGGTCAAGGTAAAACGACCATAGCAAAAATTCTTTCAGGAGAAATTACCGATTATTCTGGTGAATGGAATCTGGGACATAACGTAAACATTGGATATTTTGCTCAGAACCAGGAAGAAGTTTTAACGCCGAACAAAACAGTTTTACAGGAAGCTGAAGATGCAGCTACTGAAGAAACTCGTCCAAGAGTTCGTGACTTGTTGGGAAGTTTCCTTTTTCAAGGTGATGATGTTCAGAAAAAAACGAAAATACTTTCCGGAGGTGAACGTAACCGTTTGGCTTTGTGTAAATTATTACTTCGTCCGTTCAATACGTTGATTATGGATGAACCGACGAATCACTTGGACATTCAATCGAAAGAGATTATTAAGTTGGCTTTACAGAGATTTGAAGGAACACTGATAGTTATTTCTCACGACCGTGAATTTTTACAAGGTTTGAGCGATAAGATTTTTGAATTCCGAGATGGAAGAATGAAAGAATTCTTGGGTGATGTTAATGATTATCTAGAGTTCCGTCAGAAAGAAAGTATCCGAGAGATTTCTGCTGAAAAATCGAAATTACAAGAATTGCGAAATGAACCCGTTCCAGTGAAAGTGGTTGAAAAACCAGTTGAAAAGAAACCGGTTATCGTTAGTAAAGATCAAAAAAATATTCAAAATAAAATTAAGAAAGTTGAAGAGAAAATTTCTGAACTCGAATTAACGATCGAAGAAATGGAAAAGGCTTTCACCACTGGAAATCCATCTGAAGAAACTTTGGAATTGTATAATACGAAGAAAGCCGATTTAGATTTGGCTTTGCAGGAATGGGAATTTTTGGGAACGCAGTTGGATGCTTAA
- a CDS encoding FAD-binding oxidoreductase: MHHFHQLKATKVSKETNDCVHIAFEIPENLKHEFSFKQGQYLNVRFVFGEEDLRRSYSIINAPSEESSELKILVKHLDQGKVSTYLNQDLKVGDIVEVMAPSGHFFTHYHISNKKNYIGLAAGSGISPVLSNIKEALYQEPQSSAYLFFSNKSFTDIIFKKEIDELVEKFDGRLKVIFLLSREKHFEDELFEGRISAEKLDLLFQRFTDIPIQDSTYFICGPSEMIKGVSDYLKKEQKVPSLQIMYEYYAAPDEEGNAEMSDEFKAIPNLESMVTLIIDDDEYSFHLNSKKNSILDQALKDKLPVPFACKGGVCCTCKAQVMEGEVFMEKNFALTDDEVARGFVLTCQCHPTTNVVMLNYDV; encoded by the coding sequence ATGCATCATTTTCATCAATTAAAAGCAACAAAAGTATCAAAGGAAACCAATGATTGCGTACATATCGCATTCGAAATTCCGGAAAACTTAAAACACGAATTTTCTTTTAAACAAGGACAATATCTAAATGTAAGATTTGTTTTTGGGGAAGAAGATTTGCGTAGAAGCTATTCTATTATCAATGCGCCAAGCGAAGAAAGTTCAGAATTAAAAATTTTAGTCAAACATCTTGATCAAGGAAAAGTTTCCACATATCTTAATCAAGATCTAAAAGTTGGTGATATCGTTGAAGTAATGGCTCCGTCAGGACATTTTTTCACGCATTACCATATTTCAAATAAAAAAAACTATATCGGTCTAGCTGCAGGAAGTGGTATCTCGCCAGTATTGTCAAATATTAAAGAAGCGCTTTACCAAGAACCTCAGAGCTCGGCTTATCTCTTCTTTAGTAATAAAAGTTTCACCGACATTATCTTTAAAAAAGAAATTGATGAATTGGTTGAAAAATTTGACGGAAGATTAAAAGTGATTTTCCTGTTATCAAGAGAGAAACATTTTGAAGACGAACTTTTCGAAGGCAGAATTTCTGCTGAGAAACTGGATTTACTTTTCCAGAGATTCACTGATATTCCGATTCAGGATTCTACTTATTTTATTTGTGGACCTTCGGAAATGATTAAAGGAGTTTCTGATTATTTGAAAAAAGAACAGAAAGTTCCCTCGCTACAAATCATGTATGAATATTACGCAGCTCCAGATGAAGAAGGAAATGCAGAAATGAGCGATGAATTTAAAGCGATTCCGAATTTAGAAAGCATGGTTACTTTAATTATTGATGATGATGAATATTCATTTCACCTTAATTCAAAGAAAAACAGTATTTTAGACCAAGCGTTAAAGGATAAACTTCCGGTGCCATTTGCTTGTAAAGGTGGAGTTTGCTGCACTTGCAAAGCACAAGTTATGGAAGGAGAAGTATTTATGGAAAAAAACTTTGCACTCACCGACGACGAGGTTGCGCGAGGCTTTGTATTAACTTGTCAATGCCACCCAACAACCAATGTGGTGATGCTGAATTACGATGTATAA
- a CDS encoding PEGA domain-containing protein, protein MKKVLSYASVAIIAISMTSCATIFTGTKDSITFNSTPEGAKVVHKGIEKCVTPCTVDITRSLSKQMIEIKKEGYETKEVKLDKDFNPVTLVNLLFGGIIGFGIDLGSGSFVKYADKSHKIELAPKQ, encoded by the coding sequence ATGAAGAAAGTTTTATCTTATGCATCAGTTGCTATTATTGCAATTTCAATGACATCTTGCGCAACCATTTTTACTGGAACAAAAGATTCTATAACCTTTAACTCAACTCCAGAAGGAGCAAAAGTTGTACATAAAGGAATCGAAAAATGCGTTACTCCTTGTACCGTTGATATCACAAGATCTTTATCAAAACAAATGATAGAAATTAAAAAAGAAGGATACGAAACGAAAGAAGTGAAATTAGATAAAGATTTCAATCCGGTAACTTTAGTTAATCTTCTTTTTGGTGGAATTATTGGATTTGGTATTGATTTAGGAAGTGGTTCTTTTGTAAAATATGCAGATAAATCACATAAAATAGAATTAGCTCCTAAACAGTAA